A DNA window from Candidatus Angelobacter sp. contains the following coding sequences:
- a CDS encoding AAA family ATPase, which translates to MYLEYYGLKEPPFDLTPNPRFLFFSAKHREAFNHLLYGIRERKGFVQLTGEVGAGKTTVCRAMLEALGGSWASALIFNPPPDPDLLVKAVAIEFGIEVAGLGVLETRAMLNEFLIGQAATGRDAVLIIDEAQNLSNGQLEHIRLLSNLETEDRKLLQIVLMGQPELRDRLNDHGLRQLRQRITVRYHLPALTRAELWPYIEHRLVVSGATGTFYFTAGALWRVYNYSGGIPRLVNAVCDKCLLAGYVEQRDGIDYRMVGRAIRELEGKIDV; encoded by the coding sequence GTGTATCTGGAATACTACGGCCTCAAGGAACCGCCGTTCGACCTGACGCCGAACCCGCGGTTTCTGTTTTTCAGCGCGAAGCACCGCGAGGCCTTCAACCATCTGCTGTACGGCATCCGCGAACGGAAAGGGTTCGTGCAACTGACCGGCGAGGTGGGCGCGGGGAAGACGACGGTGTGCCGGGCGATGCTCGAGGCATTGGGTGGCTCCTGGGCCAGCGCGCTCATCTTTAATCCGCCGCCGGATCCGGACCTGCTGGTCAAGGCGGTGGCCATCGAATTCGGAATCGAGGTGGCGGGACTTGGCGTGCTGGAGACGCGCGCGATGCTCAACGAGTTTCTGATCGGACAGGCGGCGACGGGCCGCGACGCAGTACTGATCATCGACGAAGCTCAGAACCTGAGTAACGGCCAGCTCGAACACATCCGCCTCCTGTCGAACCTTGAAACAGAAGACCGCAAGCTGCTGCAAATTGTTTTGATGGGTCAGCCCGAACTGCGCGACCGTTTGAACGACCACGGCCTGCGCCAGTTGCGGCAGCGCATCACGGTGCGTTATCATCTGCCCGCCCTGACGCGCGCCGAATTGTGGCCTTACATCGAACATCGGCTGGTGGTTTCCGGCGCCACAGGAACGTTTTACTTCACGGCCGGCGCCTTGTGGCGGGTTTACAACTACAGCGGCGGCATTCCACGGCTGGTCAACGCAGTATGCGACAAATGCCTGCTCGCCGGCTATGTCGAGCAGCGTGATGGCATTGATTATCGCATGGTCGGTCGCGCCATCCGCGAACTCGAAGGCAAAATCGACGTATGA
- a CDS encoding type II toxin-antitoxin system HicA family toxin, translating into MKRRDLIRHLERHGCEFLREGGNHTICVNRAKKKVSAVPRHREVIEFTARKICKDL; encoded by the coding sequence ATGAAACGGCGGGATCTCATCCGCCATCTGGAACGTCATGGTTGCGAGTTTCTTCGCGAGGGCGGCAATCACACTATTTGCGTTAATCGGGCGAAAAAGAAGGTTTCGGCAGTCCCACGTCATCGCGAGGTCATCGAGTTTACGGCTCGAAAGATTTGCAAGGACCTGTAG
- a CDS encoding type II toxin-antitoxin system HicB family antitoxin, giving the protein MKLKLTAVYRRFPEGYAAFVEELPGANTQGATLEEARANLAEAVVMVLEANRELAEEELRGQEVIREPLSLGAA; this is encoded by the coding sequence ATGAAATTAAAGCTGACCGCCGTTTACCGTCGCTTTCCTGAAGGTTACGCCGCGTTCGTCGAGGAGTTGCCGGGGGCCAATACTCAGGGCGCCACGTTGGAGGAAGCGCGCGCTAATCTGGCGGAAGCTGTCGTGATGGTGCTGGAAGCCAATCGTGAGTTGGCTGAGGAGGAGTTGCGCGGTCAGGAAGTCATTCGCGAGCCGTTGTCGCTGGGCGCGGCATGA
- a CDS encoding aminotransferase class I/II-fold pyridoxal phosphate-dependent enzyme, with the protein MKNRRLIRGLVRELHAYVPGEQPKIKGLIKLNTNENPYPPSRKVLRAVKAAVGGRLRLYPNPTAQLLRERLAEFHRCKPQNIIVGNGSDELLALATRAFVEPSECGLPGRSASVRREPRGSVGDILQGGAAAARRAALQSRSVIQYFTPCYSLYPVLADIHGALRNPVPLKPDFSMPTVKELQRGGRCDFHGALTLITTPNAPSGRGYSTAELESLCRAQKGVVILDEAYVDFADENALKLALKYPHVIISRTFSKAYSLCFQRIGYFVGHPELIAALDKIRDSYNVNGLGQVAALATLGDLTYYRKNFQRIIATRERTARELTALGFRIYPSQTNFLLVRPPVLSAETWLRKLRERKILVRWFNYPETKDYLRITVGSETEMDALLKGARRILSS; encoded by the coding sequence GTGAAGAATCGGCGCCTCATCCGCGGTCTCGTGCGCGAATTACACGCCTACGTTCCCGGCGAGCAACCGAAGATCAAGGGGCTGATCAAGCTCAACACGAATGAGAATCCCTATCCGCCATCGCGAAAAGTGCTGAGGGCGGTGAAAGCGGCGGTGGGCGGACGGCTTCGGTTGTATCCGAATCCTACCGCGCAGCTGCTGCGGGAGAGGCTCGCAGAGTTTCACCGATGCAAGCCGCAGAATATTATTGTCGGCAACGGTTCAGATGAGTTGCTGGCGCTGGCGACGCGGGCGTTTGTGGAACCGTCGGAGTGCGGCCTTCCAGGCCGCAGCGCGTCCGTTCGCAGAGAGCCGCGCGGAAGTGTCGGAGACATCCTTCAGGGTGGAGCTGCTGCGGCCCGGAGGGCCGCACTCCAATCACGTTCCGTCATCCAATACTTCACTCCCTGCTACTCACTCTATCCGGTGCTCGCGGATATTCACGGTGCTCTTAGGAATCCTGTCCCGCTCAAGCCGGATTTCTCCATGCCGACGGTCAAAGAGTTACAGCGCGGCGGTCGTTGCGACTTTCATGGCGCTCTGACGTTGATTACCACACCAAACGCGCCGAGTGGCCGCGGCTATTCGACCGCGGAGCTCGAATCGCTTTGCCGCGCGCAGAAGGGCGTCGTCATTCTCGACGAAGCTTACGTGGATTTCGCCGACGAAAACGCGCTGAAACTCGCGTTAAAATATCCGCACGTCATCATCTCGCGCACGTTTTCGAAGGCTTACTCGCTCTGCTTTCAACGCATCGGCTATTTCGTCGGTCATCCCGAACTCATCGCCGCACTCGATAAGATTCGTGACAGTTACAATGTCAATGGCCTCGGACAAGTGGCGGCGCTGGCGACTCTCGGCGATCTGACCTACTATCGGAAGAATTTTCAACGCATCATCGCCACGCGCGAGCGAACGGCGAGGGAATTGACGGCGCTTGGTTTTCGAATTTATCCGAGCCAAACCAACTTTTTACTGGTGCGTCCGCCGGTTTTGTCCGCCGAGACCTGGCTGCGAAAGCTGCGCGAACGGAAAATCCTTGTCCGTTGGTTCAATTATCCGGAGACGAAGGATTATCTCCGCATCACTGTGGGCAGCGAGACGGAGATGGACGCGCTGCTGAAGGGAGCGCGCAGGATTCTGTCGAGCTAA